One segment of Pleuronectes platessa chromosome 21, fPlePla1.1, whole genome shotgun sequence DNA contains the following:
- the prr12a gene encoding proline-rich protein 12 isoform X2 encodes MDRNYPGTGFGDLGAGAGWSYERSAKASLVYGSSRSSHPESELLHRQAYATPHPLQGYATNHHPGSSGQGGAWGAAGRSLGLSGLFDTGLHHASPSAPDASVMNLISALESRGPQPPPSASSLLSQFRTPSWQTAMHTPAPPELFISGALPGSGSFPSSSALSAYQHPASFSSRSFPTGSLSLQDTPTFSPTSNGLLSPHDPLLHIKGPSQSSLGFDRLLSSQGAAAAAYRGSQDPTGAASAQASSARHLQSHQFNLLSSQLQDQSSQLYNASVFSSAQPQAQSQSQSNSAQERAVPRQDSVIKHYQRPTPSQSQLSSSAAHSLQHYLSCGGAGYQQIAPHHRHAGLSCSPLGDQSPSSDHKAPARTEQYRPIIQPPYSSSSSSSSSSSAGKGTKSSSSSGYSSASSASSSRTPHTPPSASSTSSSSSSSSATSGAHPSNSIPTSSSSAAPSRQQPPPQPAPPPPAPQQQPPSSSSSAPKSCLSGYGSPVPPVKNPTAALTGQTPPQQQTQSYSPNQPPTSHLSQSYGGFSSPQAQDLSSGTAGKGYGSLGGRSQSYSTDIYGSDSAYGSLPSSLGGAGSPSLGYGAPGHSPALLRSSGSSGSGASGGGSSTGTGSGNSGSGGGAGNSMTNERGGGGSGGGSYHIQDSSPSPSGNSGIIRPGLHSPVPTCPTQSPGGAGSNKYISSVLSPTFMASPQGYPDTRGPNSQPQSYHSSSSKTKTDTMLGVGSQRSQEEVDDDDEFLIQHLLQAQASPTPPSAHHHPQQPSQQASQQSQSQPQPVPPTTDSGKGLSYDMGKTSEERYHPQSVIRTHSATSTAGVGNAGSGGAISGLDSQLEMSLKKQQQQHQQHHHQQQQQQQRSERSVGNSRSTGGRGSAEQVHSHLHHHDNLGSVVHYGRGDPYSQHPLAPQHSSHSQHVASHSQMPTHPQMELQKKSQELADIPYPRKTPEVQQQHSQSQAAASLMDSPTDQSRQPPHLLQSVLSHTTRNKLEPHQQHHKMDSHRQHPQHHKMDSHQSHPQHPKMDSLPPHQQHQKMDSHQHQQHHKMDSHAQQHSISQQQAVMESAGGRLGASKHQAQSQSQTTQLQLQLQSQALEVAAAHYNHGPPSHQHEQSQVKQSTVVSSLDMLERSLSQTSSADVAEDRRGGPGSGGRSGGSSERHRQQEQHPSHHHSQQHSTSELHSFLSEPDMSLSAPSHMHHLSQHHSQHQQTHSHHPHSQPPLPHHISAPSASAHSQSQSDPQQPLSSQHTPQQSQLDQQRSEQHQFDTVSPGEKADQNQQSNRFVPLTSICFPDSLLQDEDRSFFPGMEDMFCTEDYKSSCAGGGGPGQGEMNDSQHGQEGMDSMKAGQSAGGAGGGGGAGYDIMGHHGGDQGYDSYCHGLEEPSNNTMTLDLDSLKTHELPSTVNTEQLGLIQSQGPAMGMGPNNAGPNNVGAKMSGGPGGSNAGSGSGGLQSPIFCSSRPKKLLKSSSFHLLKERRDPNTLPKKSYAQEYEFEDDEDKADQPADIRLNSRRLPDLLPDLVSSCRKGGGSGSLSPLMGDIDFYHASGYTSMGSHSLMPQEGPKKRGRKPTRPKRDGPPRPRGRPRIRPMPEPFTPRGMMGEMGGTTVGGGFSVEGRGRGRGRGSRGRGGRREDMYMEMSGKEQDPMQHHHLQQQQQQQQQQQQQQQLHHQPQQQQHEPIPPLKIKLPIGTMSSSDALLRTDSLSGTDPALSDGSVGSAPSLGLSPGPPCSTESSRSQDKNKQKSQMMGEGVDDEGMEERGDDKDSESKAGFVASFLDFLKTGKRPPGLDISPGMEHDNGETSPCKPGGLRPLSPAPPPPPPPPQFGDSEGNGGLALGNCPSPKRLEDELKRNLETLPSFSSDEEDSVGKNQDLQKSISSAISALYDTPQLTSNIQPPLSPPPPPQPQAQPSQGPLTPTLQPPTLSPQTTMHTPHHQPHSDEPDDLQLEDGDMEEENKEEDIEEERSIRGDEDNDMTEEIEPQLETLGAPKLDVPLPELPPEPATPEPPSIPPSPSSSSSPSHSPLPPLSLPSPQPPAEEQEEPSQPPSPIAPTSPFPSPPALTPLPQPATPPPATSPSPSSPPLPPSPPPPASEPPTQKESPMPSPESPASPEEPPAPKITSLHLAQKQEDAAIVGESEEDESESGGEGIFRERDEFVVRVEDIRTLKLALQTGREPPPIWRVQKALLQKFSPEIKDGQRQFCATSNYLGYFGDAKRRYQRIYVKFLENVNKKDYVRVCSRRPWRRATPALRRQSLPRMASPPASQAPPKVAEKEERVAPPVQREQREKTRTATTTTVKEPREKKEAPSVVPKAKEREREKEREKEKEKEHEKEREREKEKRVQPQQDKVEKRAAERGRAKEEKKAVERKEKEKAERPLKSKPAKVKAEPPPKKRKKWLKEVPSSSDSDSSDEAASETEMPVKGGVNNRAMREMFRSYVEMLVSTALDPDMIQALEDTDDELYLPPMRKIDSILSEQKRRLLRRVSMNSQHQEVVHAYPQIIVDPLDSGVVRVRLSGDAYNRKTLNRVKKTLPKPQDLKLSSESYRIYSLYHSLHHYKFHTFLQCKKETNTIEQAAEDPGQEEVVQQCMANQSWLDTLFGSFIELLTLSTKA; translated from the exons TCTTGTATATGGGAGTTCCAGATCATCCCACCCTGAGTCTGAGCTCCTCCACAGACAAGCCTACGCCACCCCACACCCTCTGCAGGGCTATGCCACCAATCACCACCCAGGGAGCTCTGGCCAAGGCGGGGCTTGGGGAGCAGCTGGACGTAGTTTGG GTCTTTCAGGGCTCTTTGACACTGGCCTGCACCATGCCAGCCCCTCTGCCCCAGATGCATCTGTCATGAATCTGATCTCGGCCCTGGAGTCCCGGGGGCCTCAACCTCcaccctctgcctcctcccttCTTTCCCAGTTCCGCACTCCATCCTGGCAGACAG CAATGCACACGCCTGCTCCTCCTGAGCTATTCATCTCTGGAGCCCTTCCTGGCTCTGgatccttcccctcctcctctgctctctcagcCTATCAGCATCCAGCATCCTTCTCCAGCCGTTCTTTCCCCACTGGCTCCCTTTCCCTCCAAGACACGCCCACATTTAGTCCCACGTCCAATGGCCTGCTCTCCCCACATGACCCCCTACTACACATAAAGGGTCCTTCCCAGTCTAGCCTGGGTTTTGATAGACTTCTGTCCTCACAGGGTGCTGCCGCAGCTGCCTACAGGGGCAGCCAGGATCCCACGGGAGCCGCATCAGCCCAGGCGTCGTCCGCCAGGCACCTGCAGTCCCACCAGTTCAACCTGCTGTCATCACAGCTCCAGGACCAGTCATCCCAGCTATATAATGCATCTGTCTTTTCTTCGGCCCAGCCCCAGGCTCAATCCCAGTCGCAGTCCAATTCGGCTCAGGAACGGGCCGTGCCCCGCCAGGACAGTGTTATCAAGCATTACCAGCGGCCAACTCCATCTCAGTCACAGCTCTCATCCTCTGCTGCCCACTCCCTTCAGCACTATCTCAGCTGTGGAGGGGCGGGGTACCAGCAGATAGCCCCCCACCACAGACATGCTGGCCTTTCTTGCAGCCCACTGGGCGACCAGAGCCCATCATCTGACCACAAAGCCCCCGCTCGCACTGAGCAATATCGGCCAATCATCCAGCCTCCCTATtcgtcatcctcctcttcctcgtcatcCTCTTCAGCTGGAAAAGGTACGAAAAGCAGCTCCAGCAGTGGCTATTCTTCCGCTAGTTCAGCATCATCCTCAAGAACTCCTCACACACCCCCCTCTGCTTCCTCtacgtcctcttcctcctcctcttcttctgctacTTCTGGCGCTCATCCTTCCAACTCCATTCCCACCTCTAGCTCCAGCGCAGCCCCTTCCAGGCAGCAGCCACCCCCTcagccagctcctcctcccccagcccctcagcagcagcctccttcctcctcctcctcagcaccCAAATCCTGCCTCTCAGGCTACGGTTCTCCTGTACCGCCAGTGAAGAACCCCACCGCTGCTCTTACTGGTCAGACCCCACCCCAACAACAAACGCAGTCATATTCCCCTAATCAGCCCCCTACTTCCCACCTGTCTCAGTCCTATGGAGGCTTCAGTTCTCCACAAGCCCAAGACCTGAGCTCAGGTACTGCTGGGAAGGGATATGGGAGTTTAGGTGGACGAAGCCAGTCGTACTCCACTGATATATACGGATCCGACTCTGCTTATGGATCACTTCCATCTTCACTGGGTGGAGCTGGAAGCCCATCACTAGGCTACGGAGCCCCAGGTCACTCCCCTGCTCTTTTAAGATCAAGTGGCTCATCAGGTAGTGGAGCATCAGGGGGAGGAAGCAGCACTGGCACAGGGAGCGGGAACTctggctcaggaggaggagcaggaaacagtATGACCaatgagagaggtggaggaggtagTGGTGGAGGGTCCTATCATATTCAAGACTCTAGCCCCTCCCCATCAGGCAACTCTGGCATCATCCGTCCAGGGCTGCACTCCCCAGTGCCCACCTGCCCCACACAATCTCCAGGAGGTGCAGGctctaataaatacatttcctcAGTTCTCTCCCCCACCTTCATGGCGTCCCCACAAGGCTACCCCGACACCAGAGGCCCCAACTCCCAACCTCAGTCCTATCATTCCTCCTCTTCtaaaacaaagacagacactATGCTCGGGGTGGGCTCACAGAGATCCCAAGAGGAAGTAGATGATGACGATGAGTTCTTGATACAGCACTTGCTGCAAGCCCAAGCAAGTCCCACTCCCCCGTCTGCTCATCACCATCCTCAACAACCATCCCAACAGGCATCTCAACAAAGTCAGTCTCAGCCCCAGCCAGTGCCCCCAACTACTGATTCAGGCAAAGGGCTAAGCTATGACATGGGTAAGACCTCTGAGGAGAGGTACCACCCCCAGAGCGTCATACGTACCCACAGTGCTACGTCCACGGCCGGAGTCGGAAATGCGGGGTCTGGGGGGGCAATATCAGGGCTGGACAGCCAGCTGGAGATGTCATTGaagaaacaacagcagcaacatcaacaacatcaccatcaacaacagcagcaacagcagaggAGCGAGAGGTCTGTTGGAAACAGCAGGAGCACTGGAGGGAGGGGAAGCGCTGAACAAGTGCACTCCCATCTCCATCACCATGACAACCTAGGCTCTGTAGTCCACTATGGGCGGGGTGACCCATACTCCCAACACCCCCTTGCCCCCCAACACTCCTCACATAGTCAACATGTGGCTTCTCACTCACAGATGCCGACCCACCCTCAAATGGAGCTCCAAAAGAAGTCACAGGAGCTAGCTGACATCCCGTATCCTCGGAAAACACCGGAAGTCCAGCAGCAGCATTCCCAGTCTCAAGCTGCAGCCTCCCTCATGGACTCTCCCACCGATCAGTCCCGTCAGCCGCCACACCTGCTCCAGTCGGTGCTGTCCCACACCACCCGCAACAAACTGGAGCCTCATCAACAGCACCACAAAATGGACTCTCACCGGCAGCACCCGCAGCATCACAAAATGGACTCGCACCAATCACATCCGCAACACCCAAAAATGGACTCCCTCCCACCACATCAGCAGCATCAGAAGATGGACTCccatcagcatcagcagcacCATAAAATGGACTCTCATGCCCAACAGCACTCTATTAGCCAACAGCAAGCTGTAATGGAAAGCGCTGGTGGGAGACTTGGCGCAAGTAAACATCAAGCTCAGTCTCAGTCTCAAACaacccagctccagctccaactCCAGTCCCAGGCTTTGGAAGTGGCTGCGGCTCACTACAACCATGGGCCCCCTTCTCATCAGCACGAGCAGAGTCAGGTGAAACAAAGCACAGTGGTCTCTTCCTTGGACATGCTGGAGCGCTCCCTCTCTCAGACGTCCAGCGCAGACGTAGCTGAGGACAGACGCGGTGGACCAGGCAGCGGCGGGAGGAGCGGAGGAAGCAGCGAGCGACACAGACAGCAGGAGCAGCACCCGTCCCACCACCACTCGCAGCAACACTCAACCTCAGAACTCCACTCCTTCCTCTCCGAGCCTGACATGAGCTTATCTGCCCCGTCTCACATGCACCACCTCTCACAGCACCACTCTCAGCATCAACAAACCCATTCGCATCACCCTCACTCGCAACCCCCACTTCCTCACCACATATCCGCACCCTCTGCCTCGGCCCACTCCCAGTCTCAGTCTGACCCGCAGCAGCCGCTCTCATCCCAGCACACCCCACAGCAGAGCCAGTTGGACCAGCAGCGCTCGGAGCAACACCAGTTTGACACAGTCAGCCCGGGGGAAAAAGCAGACCAGAATCAACAAAGTAACCGCTTTGTGCCCCTAACTTCTATCTGCTTCCCAGATTCTCTCCTTCAGGACGAGGACCGCTCCTTTTTTCCAGGAATGGAAGACATGTTTTGCACAGAGGACTACAAGTCAAGCTGTGCAGGGGGTGGAGGTCCAGGGCAGGGAGAGATGAATGATAGCCAACATGGTCAAGAGGGAATGGATTCCATGAAAGCTGGACAGAGTGCGGGTGGAGCAGGGGGCGGTGGTGGAGCGGGCTATGACATAATGGGTCACCATGGTGGAGATCAGGGTTATGATTCGTACTGTCATGGCCTTGAAGAGCCCAGCAACAACACCATGACTCTGGATCTAGACTCCCTTAAAACCCATGAGCTCCCCTCCACTGTCAACACTGAGCAGCTTGGACTGATACAGTCCCAGGGCCCAGCTATGGGTATGGGCCCCAATAATGCTGGTCCCAACAATGTTGGAGCTAAAATGTCTGGTGGACCTGGAGGAAGTAATGCAGGAAGTGGTTCTGGAGGCCTCCAGTCTCCCATTTTCTGCTCATCTCGTCCCAAGAAACTGCTCAAGTCCAGCTCTTTCCACCTGTTAAAGGAGCGCAGGGACCCCAACACACTGCCTAAGAAAAGTTACGCTCAAGAGTATGAGTTTGAAGATGATGAGGATAAAGCTGACCAGCCAGCTGACATCCGCTTAAACAGCCGGAGACTCCCGGACCTGTTACCAGACCTGGTGTCCAGTTGCAGaaagggaggaggaagtggcTCTCTCAGCCCTTTAATGGGCGACATTGACTTCTATCACGCCTCTGGATACACATCTATGGGTTCACACTCTCTTATGCCTCAGGAAGGACCCAAGAAGAGAGGCCGAAAGCCCACTAGACCCAAGAGAGACGGTCCCCCTAGGCCAAGAGGCAGGCCTCGCATCCGCCCGATGCCTGAGCCGTTCACCCCGAGAGGGATGATGGGTGAGATGGGTGGTACAACAGTGGGAGGAGGATTCAGCGTGGAGGGACGAGGCAGAGGCAGGGGTCGTGGAAGTagaggtagaggaggaaggagggaagacaTGTACATGGAAATGAGTGGGAAGGAGCAGGATCCGATGCAGCACCATCacctacagcagcagcagcagcagcaacagcagcagcagcagcagcagcagctccatcaccagccccagcagcagcaacacgaACCTATTCCTCCTCTGAAG attaaaTTACCAATCGGAACCATGTCCTCCTCCGATGCCTTGCTGAGGACAGACTCTTTGTCTGGCACGGATCCCGCTCTGTCTGACGGCTCTGTGGGCTCAGCTCCCTCACTTGGCCTAAGTCCTGGACCCCCCTGCAGCACAGAAAGCAGCAGAAGTCAGGACAAGAACAAACAGAAAAGCCAGATGATGGGTGAAGGAGTGGATGATGAGGGGATGGAGGAAAGG gGGGATGATAAGGACTCCGAGTCCAAGGCTGGCTTTGTTGCTTCATTCTTGGACTTCCTCAAGACGGGGAAGAGACCTCCAGGCTTGGACATCTCACCAGGAATGGAGCATGACAATGGTGAAACCTCACCATGTAAACCAGGGGGTCTGCGCCCACTGTCTCcggcacctcctcctccacccccgcCACCTCAATTTGGGGACAGTGAAGGGAATGGTGGTCTGGCTCTGGGCAACTGCCCCAGCCCCAAGCGCTTGGAAGATGAGCTGAAGCGGAACCTGGAGACCCTGCCCTCATTCTCTTCTGATGAGGAAGACTCGGTGGGCAAGAACCAGGACCTCCAGAAGAGCATTTCCTCTGCCATTTCTGCTCTGTACGACACTCCTCAGCTCACCTCGAACAtccagccccccctctctcctcctccgcctccccaGCCTCAGGCTCAACCCAGCCAGGGCCCTCTCACTCCCACACTGCAGCCCCCCACGCTCAGCCCGCAGACCACCATGCATACTCCCCACCACCAGCCCCACTCTGATGAACCTGATGATCTCCAGCTAGAAGATggagacatggaggaggagaacaaggaGGAGGACATTGAGGAGGAAAGAAGCATAAGAGGGGACGAAGACAATGATATGACAGAGGAGATTGAACCACAGCTTGAAACACTGGGTGCACCTAAGCTTGATG TGCCGCTGCCCGAGCTCCCTCCAGAGCCAGCGACTCCCGAACCTCCTTCAATCCCcccatctccctcctcttcctcctctccctctcactcaccCCTCCCTCCACTCTCACTCCCCTCACCCCAGCCTCCAGCAGAAGAACAAGAGGAGCCCTCCCAGCCTCCGAGCCCCATCGCTCCTACATCCCCATTTCCATCACCTCCCGCACTCACTCCTCTCCCTCAGCCtgccactcctcctcctgcgaCATCACCTTCgccttcttcccctcctcttcctccttcccctcctcctcctgcttctgagCCTCCTACTCAGAAGGAGTCTCCCATGCCGTCTCCGGAGTCCCCCGCCTCTCCTGAAGAGCCCCCAGCTCCCAAAATCACCTCGCTGCATCTTGCCCAGAAGCAAGAAGATGCTGCCATTGttggagagagtgaggaggatgagagcgAAAGCGGAGGGGAGGGCATCTTCAGAGAAAGGGACGAGTTTGTGGTGCGAGTGGAAGACATCCGGACTCTCaag CTGGCTCTGCAGACAGGCCGTGAGCCTCCACCCATCTGGAGGGTGCAGAAAGCCCTGCTCCAGAAGTTCAGTCCAGAGATTAAAGATGGGCAGAGGCAGTTCTGCGCCACAAGCAAC taTCTTGGCTACTTCGGAGATGCCAAGAGGAGATACCAGCGAATCTATGTCAAGTTTTTGGAGAATGTCAATAAGAAGGACTACGTCAGAGTCTGCTCTCGGAGACCTTGGCGCAGAGCCACACCTGCTCTCAG ACGCCAGTCCCTCCCGAGAATGGCCTCCCCTCCCGCGTCCCAGGCGCCACCAAAAGTAgcggagaaagaggagagagtggCTCCACCAGTCCAAcgcgagcagagagagaaaacaagaacAGCGACCACAACAACGGTGAAAGAACCACGGGAGAAGAAGGAGGCTCCATCTGTCGTGCCTAAagccaaggagagagagagagagaaagagagggagaaagaaaaagagaaggagcatGAGAAGgagcgtgagagagagaaggagaagcgaGTGCAGCCGCAGCAGGACAAAGTAGAGAAACGTGCTGCAGAACGAGGTCGagcgaaggaggagaagaaagcggtggagaggaaagagaaggaaaaggcTGAGCGCCCGCTCAAGTCCAAGCCGGCCAAAGTGAAGGCCGAGCCACCGcccaaaaagaggaagaagtggCTGAAGGAAGTACCTTCATCATCAGACTCCGACTCATCAGATGAGGCAGCTAGTGAGACTGAAA TGCCAGTGAAAGGCGGAGTGAACAACCGTGCCATGAGAGAGATGTTCAGGAGCTACGTAGAGATGCTGGTCAGCACGGCCCTGGACCCTGACATGATCCAAGCTCTGGAAGACACAGATG ACGAGCTGTACCTCCCACCGATGAGGAAGATTGACAGCATCCTCAGCGAACAGAAAAGGAGGCTGCTGAGGAGAGTCAGCATGAACTCTCAGCACCAG GAAGTCGTGCATGCTTATCCCCAGATCATTGTAGACCCCCTGGACTCAGGAGTGGTGAGGGTGCGGCTGAGTGGGGATGCTTACAACCGCAAGACCCTCAACAGAGTCAAGAAGACCCTGCCTAAACCACAG GACCTTAAACTGTCATCCGAGTCGTATCGGATCTACAGTCTCTACCACTCCCTTCATCACTATAAATTCCACACCTTCTTACAGTGCAAGAAAGAG ACCAACACCATTGAGCAGGCAGCTGAGGACCCCGGCCAAGAGGAAGTGGTGCAGCAGTGCATGGCCAACCAGAGCTGGCTGGACACCCTCTTCGGCTCCTTCATCGAGCTGCTCACGCTCAGCACCAAAGCCTGA